The sequence below is a genomic window from Nocardia fluminea.
ACGGTAACGGAGTTCGCGAAGGCGTCGAAGGCGTCGTCGAAGATGTCAAAGGCAAGGCCAAAGAAGCCGCCGGTGCGCTTACCAGCGACGACAACCTCAAGGAAGAGGGTCGCGCCCAGCAGGACAAGGCCGAGTCCCAGCGTGAGGCTGCCAGCAAGGAAGCCGCTGCGGAGAAAGCACGCGCTGAAGCCGACATCGATGAGGCGCGCCAAGCAGCGCATCAGCGCGAACGCTGATTTGGTCTGCTGACACGGTGGGAGGGGCTCGGACGAATTCGTCCGAGCCCCTCCCACTCTTGTATGCGTGTCCTGCCGAGAAGTAGAGACGGGGGCCTTCATCCTCCCTAATGGTCTACGCTAGCAGCCTCATTCGGGGTCAGAATGTCAGAGCTGCGTCGGTCTTAGTGGCGAGTCTGGGGGTCGGTGCCTGGAGTCGTTGCTGCGACGGTCGCGGTAGGCGCAGTGGCGGGGGTGTCCGATACCGCTAGTCAAGCGGTGGCCGACGCCTACCGGAAACTGAAGGATCTGGTTTCGAGCCATATTGTTCCATCGAATATGGAATCGCCGGAGCGCCAACTCAATTCGGCCGCCCGTGTGCTGTGCTACTCGAGGATTTACAGCTAGGTCATGTCTCCCAATAGCTTCAGCCATTCGACCGTGAGGGCCATGACGATCCCGGCCCGGTAAGTACAGGCCAGCTTGTCGTAACGAGTTGCGACACCACGCCAGTGTTTGGCCTTGTTGAACGCTCGCTCGACCACATTGCGACCCTTGTAGGCATCGGAGTCGAACCCGGGCGGGCGTCCACCGGCACGACCTCGACGTTTCCGGTTGGCGACCTGATCAGACCGCTGCGGGATCACCGCCACAATCCGCTTGCTCCGCAACAGCTTTCGATTCGCCGCCGAGGAATACGCCTTGTCGGCCAGGACCTGATCAGGATTCCGGCGCGGCGGACCACCAACCAATCGCGGGACCGCGATCGCGTCGAGCACAGCGGGCATCACCGGACAATCTGCAGCCTGGCCCGCGGTGATCAACACCGCCAAACCGCGACCGTTGCCGTCGGTAGCCAAGTGGGCTTTGGTAGTCAGCCCGCCCCGAGACCGGCCGATCCCGTGATCAGCCGGCTCATAACT
It includes:
- a CDS encoding IS5 family transposase (programmed frameshift), whose translation is MFAVAATVGDRHQVLTDNQWELLELLLPKSDGRVGRNFSNNRQVVEGMLFRLRTGMPWRDLPEVFGPWQTVWKRHRRYAADGTWDRVLVALTALADATGNLDWVVSVDSTIVRVHQHGANTRRARARFPARTVSYEPADHGIGRSRGGLTTKAHLATDGNGRGLAVLITAGQAADCPVMPAVLDAIAVPRLVGGPPRRNPDQVLADKAYSSAANRKLLRSKRIVAVIPQRSDQVANRKRRGRAGGRPPGFDSDAYKGRNVVERAFNKAKHWRGVATRYDKLACTYRAGIVMALTVEWLKLLGDMT
- the mbp1 gene encoding microaggregate-binding protein 1, which translates into the protein MPEHGNGVREGVEGVVEDVKGKAKEAAGALTSDDNLKEEGRAQQDKAESQREAASKEAAAEKARAEADIDEARQAAHQRER